From the Brachyhypopomus gauderio isolate BG-103 chromosome 5, BGAUD_0.2, whole genome shotgun sequence genome, one window contains:
- the gpr37a gene encoding prosaposin receptor GPR37 isoform X2 — translation MGIQLLKIFCVLICCELSSALIHRLNRRDFNYKNNDHGHTHNVDSTERPNLLWAHKKLSNYVVKYKVQSRDVPSFNGDRAVAGDARFGSNIDQLNVTGVGRDSIPQPDMRKGKKLHPSTVGRHGMSTHTTLSSRHTRVERHLKQPHLYRRKRGTQNQSAGFPTGFTTDSGLHPSAEGDYEDSTPPGPFSTRTRAPQVVSLGVTTFTLCALCIDRFRAASNIQMYYEMMENCASTTAKLTVIWMGALLLALPELLIHQLMKEEQESEKVLPPERCVVRISTTLPDSLYVLGLTYNGARLWWRFGCYFCLPTIFTIVCSVATAQKIRQAERRSVRGHRKQIQLESQMNCTAVALAIVYGICAIPENVCNFVSAYMGVSVSPHALQVLHLVSQMLLFCKSAVTPVLLLALCRPFGRAFLDCCCCCWEECGPMSSTTSTSNDDEREGTTELELSPFSTVRGETSTQGIC, via the exons ATGGGCATTCAGTTGCTAAAAATATTTTGTGTGCTAATTTGCTGTGAACTTTCAAGTGCTCTTATACATAGGCTCAACCGTAGGGACTTTAATTATAAAAATAATGACCAtggccacacacacaatgtggaCAGCACTGAAAGACCAAATTTGCTTTGGGCTCACAAGAAATTATCTAATTACGTAGTGAAATATAAAGTACAATCGAGAGATGTCCCGTCATTTAATGGGGACAGAGCTGTGGCGGGAGATGCCCGTTTTGGGTCCAACATTGACCAACTGAATGTAACAGGTGTTGGTAGAGACAGTATTCCTCAACCGGACATGCGAAAGGGCAAAAAACTTCATCCAAGTACTGTGGGCAGACACGGCATGTCCACACATACCACACTGTCCTCCAGACATACACGTGTGGAAAGACACTTGAAACAGCCTCATCTGTATCGACGAAAAAGAGGGACTCAGAACCAGTCCGCTGGGTTTCCCACTGGTTTTACTACCGATAGTGGTTTGCACCCTTCAGCCGAGGGCGACTATGAAGACAGCACTCCTCCCGGCCCCTTCAGCACTCGAACAAGAGCCCCCCAG GTGGTTTCTTTAGGTGTAACTACCTTCACTCTTTGCGCCTTGTGCATTGATCGCTTCCGTGCCGCCTCCAACATCCAGATGTACTACGAGATGATGGAGAACTGTGCCTCCACCACAGCCAAGCTCACCGTCATCTGGATGGGCGCGCTGCTGCTGGCACTACCTGAGCTTCTCATCCACCAGCTGATGAAGGAGGAGCAGGAGTCTGAGAAGGTGTTGCCACCGGAGCGCTGCGTGGTGCGCATCTCCACCACGCTCCCGGACTCCCTATACGTCCTGGGCCTCACCTACAACGGCGCCCGCCTCTGGTGGCGCTTCGGCTGCTACTTCTGCCTCCCCACCATCTTCACCATCGTCTGCTCGGTGGCGACGGCTCAGAAGATCCGGCAGGCGGAGAGGAGAAGCGTGCGTGGCCACCGCAAACAGATCCAGCTGGAGAGCCAGATGAACTGCACGGCGGTGGCGCTGGCCATCGTCTACGGCATCTGTGCCATCCCGGAAAACGTCTGCAACTTCGTGTCCGCGTACATGGGCGTGTCCGTGTCACCCCACGCCCTGCAGGTCCTGCACCTGGTCAGCCAGATGCTGCTGTTCTGCAAGTCTGCGGTGACGCCGGTGCTCCTGCTGGCCCTGTGCCGGCCTTTCGGCAGGGCCTTCCTGGACTGCTGTTGCTGCTGTTGGGAGGAGTGTGGCCCGAtgtcctccaccacctccaccagcaacGACGACGAGCGCGAGGGGACCACTGAGCTGGAGCTCTCGCCGTTCAGTACCGTGCGAGGGGAGACATCCACCCAGGGTATTTGCTAG
- the gpr37a gene encoding prosaposin receptor GPR37 isoform X1, whose translation MGIQLLKIFCVLICCELSSALIHRLNRRDFNYKNNDHGHTHNVDSTERPNLLWAHKKLSNYVVKYKVQSRDVPSFNGDRAVAGDARFGSNIDQLNVTGVGRDSIPQPDMRKGKKLHPSTVGRHGMSTHTTLSSRHTRVERHLKQPHLYRRKRGTQNQSAGFPTGFTTDSGLHPSAEGDYEDSTPPGPFSTRTRAPQVKNPFHPVSNETYGAYALVFISLIIFMVGIIGNIAIMCIVCHNYYMRSISNSLLASLALWDFIVVFFCLPLVIFHELTKDWLLGEFSCKIIPYTEVVSLGVTTFTLCALCIDRFRAASNIQMYYEMMENCASTTAKLTVIWMGALLLALPELLIHQLMKEEQESEKVLPPERCVVRISTTLPDSLYVLGLTYNGARLWWRFGCYFCLPTIFTIVCSVATAQKIRQAERRSVRGHRKQIQLESQMNCTAVALAIVYGICAIPENVCNFVSAYMGVSVSPHALQVLHLVSQMLLFCKSAVTPVLLLALCRPFGRAFLDCCCCCWEECGPMSSTTSTSNDDEREGTTELELSPFSTVRGETSTQGIC comes from the exons ATGGGCATTCAGTTGCTAAAAATATTTTGTGTGCTAATTTGCTGTGAACTTTCAAGTGCTCTTATACATAGGCTCAACCGTAGGGACTTTAATTATAAAAATAATGACCAtggccacacacacaatgtggaCAGCACTGAAAGACCAAATTTGCTTTGGGCTCACAAGAAATTATCTAATTACGTAGTGAAATATAAAGTACAATCGAGAGATGTCCCGTCATTTAATGGGGACAGAGCTGTGGCGGGAGATGCCCGTTTTGGGTCCAACATTGACCAACTGAATGTAACAGGTGTTGGTAGAGACAGTATTCCTCAACCGGACATGCGAAAGGGCAAAAAACTTCATCCAAGTACTGTGGGCAGACACGGCATGTCCACACATACCACACTGTCCTCCAGACATACACGTGTGGAAAGACACTTGAAACAGCCTCATCTGTATCGACGAAAAAGAGGGACTCAGAACCAGTCCGCTGGGTTTCCCACTGGTTTTACTACCGATAGTGGTTTGCACCCTTCAGCCGAGGGCGACTATGAAGACAGCACTCCTCCCGGCCCCTTCAGCACTCGAACAAGAGCCCCCCAGGTTAAAAACCCGTTTCATCCGGTCTCAAATGAAACGTACGGTGCATATGCGCTCGTGTTTATTTCTCTAATCATTTTCATGGTGGGGATAATCGGAAATATTGCAATCATGTGCATAGTGTGCCACAATTACTACATGAGAAGCATTTCAAACTCCTTGCTCGCCAGCCTGGCCCTGTGGGATTTCATCGTCGTCTTTTTTTGCTTGCCATTGGTGATATTCCATGAGCTCACGAAGGATTGGCTGCTTGGAGAATTTTCCTGTAAAATCATACCCTACACTGAG GTGGTTTCTTTAGGTGTAACTACCTTCACTCTTTGCGCCTTGTGCATTGATCGCTTCCGTGCCGCCTCCAACATCCAGATGTACTACGAGATGATGGAGAACTGTGCCTCCACCACAGCCAAGCTCACCGTCATCTGGATGGGCGCGCTGCTGCTGGCACTACCTGAGCTTCTCATCCACCAGCTGATGAAGGAGGAGCAGGAGTCTGAGAAGGTGTTGCCACCGGAGCGCTGCGTGGTGCGCATCTCCACCACGCTCCCGGACTCCCTATACGTCCTGGGCCTCACCTACAACGGCGCCCGCCTCTGGTGGCGCTTCGGCTGCTACTTCTGCCTCCCCACCATCTTCACCATCGTCTGCTCGGTGGCGACGGCTCAGAAGATCCGGCAGGCGGAGAGGAGAAGCGTGCGTGGCCACCGCAAACAGATCCAGCTGGAGAGCCAGATGAACTGCACGGCGGTGGCGCTGGCCATCGTCTACGGCATCTGTGCCATCCCGGAAAACGTCTGCAACTTCGTGTCCGCGTACATGGGCGTGTCCGTGTCACCCCACGCCCTGCAGGTCCTGCACCTGGTCAGCCAGATGCTGCTGTTCTGCAAGTCTGCGGTGACGCCGGTGCTCCTGCTGGCCCTGTGCCGGCCTTTCGGCAGGGCCTTCCTGGACTGCTGTTGCTGCTGTTGGGAGGAGTGTGGCCCGAtgtcctccaccacctccaccagcaacGACGACGAGCGCGAGGGGACCACTGAGCTGGAGCTCTCGCCGTTCAGTACCGTGCGAGGGGAGACATCCACCCAGGGTATTTGCTAG